The following proteins are encoded in a genomic region of Pan troglodytes isolate AG18354 chromosome 2, NHGRI_mPanTro3-v2.0_pri, whole genome shotgun sequence:
- the DNAJB8 gene encoding dnaJ homolog subfamily B member 8, with protein sequence MANYYEVLGVQASASPEDIKKAYRKLALRWHPDKNPDNKEEAEKKFKLVSEAYEVLSDSKKRSLYDRAGCDSWRAGGGASTPYHSPFDTGYTFRNPEDIFREFFGGLDPFSFEFWDSPFNSDCGGQGHGLRGAFSAGFGEFPAFMEAFSSFNMLGCSGGSHTTCSSTSFGGSSSGSSGFKSVMSSTEMINGHKVTTKRIVENGQERVEVEEDGQLKSVTVNGKEQLKWMDSK encoded by the coding sequence ATGGCTAACTACTACGAAGTGCTGGGCGTGCAGGCCAGCGCTTCCCCGGAGGACATCAAGAAAGCCTACCGCAAGCTGGCCCTTCGTTGGCACCCCGACAAGAACCCTGACAATAAGGAGGAGGCGGAGAAGAAGTTCAAGCTGGTGTCTGAGGCCTATGAGGTTCTGTCTGACTCCAAGAAACGCTCCCTGTATGACCGTGCCGGCTGTGACAGCTGGCGGGCTGGTGGCGGGGCCAGCACGCCCTACCACAGCCCCTTCGACACTGGCTACACCTTCCGTAACCCTGAGGACATCTTCCGGGAGTTTTTCGGTGGCCTGGACCCTTTCTCCTTTGAGTTCTGGGACAGCCCATTCAATAGTGACTGTGGTGGCCAGGGCCATGGCCTGAGGGGGGCCTTCTCGGCAGGCTTTGGAGAATTTCCGGCCTTCATGGAGGCCTTCTCATCCTTCAACATGCTGGGCTGCAGCGGGGGCAGCCACACCACCTGCTCATCCACCTCCTTCGGGGGCTCCAGTTCTGGCAGCTCGGGGTTCAAGTCGGTGATGTCGTCCACCGAGATGATCAATGGCCACAAGGTCACCACCAAGCGCATCGTGGAGAACGGGCAGGAGCGCGTGGAGGTGGAGGAAGACGGGCAGCTCAAGTCGGTGACTGTGAACGGCAAGGAGCAGCTCAAATGGATGGACAGCAAGTAG